A stretch of DNA from Bacillus alveayuensis:
CAGCTGTCAAAAATGAAGAAAAAGATGAGAATAAAGTATACGAAATGTATTACCAATATGAAGAGCCGATTGGTAAAATCGTTCCCCATCGAGTATTAGCGATCAATAGAGGGGAAAAAGAGGATGTATTAAAAGTTAGTATTGAACCGCCAATCGAAGAGATATTGCTGTTTTTAGAAAAAGAAATCATTTCGAATCGTAGAACGATTGTAAAAGAGATATTCGCTCAAACCATTGAAGATGCTTATAAACGATTGATTCAACCATCTATCGAACGGGAAATACGTAAAGAACTGACAGAAAAAGCAGAAGATCGTGCCATTCACATTTTTGCTGAAAATTTGCGGAAATTGTTGTTGCAGCCACCTCTGAAGGGAAAGATTGTTCTCGGTATAGATCCTGCTTATCGAACTGGCTGTAAGCTAGCGGTTGTCAATGAAACTGGAAAATTGCTACATATTGATGTTATATATCCACATCCGCCAAAAAATTTGAAAAAGGAAGCAGAAGAAAAGCTAAAAGAAGTGATTTCGCGCTTTGACGTAGAAATTATAGCAATTGGCAACGGTACAGCTTCTAGAGAAACAGAACGATTTGTCGCAGATGTCATTAAATCGTTAGAAGATGAAGTGTATTATTTAATCGTCAATGAAGCTGGGGCAAGTGTTTATTCTGCTTCGGAATTAGCGCGTGAAGAGTTTCCAGAACTTCAGGTGGAAGAAAGAAGTGCGGTTTCCATTGCGAGACGTCTGCAAGATCCTTTAGCAGAGCTAGTAAAAATTGATCCGAAATCAGTTGGTGTTGGTCAATATCAACATGATGTATCACAAAAAAAGCTTTCTGAGTCTTTAACATTTGTCGTGGAAACTGTCGTGAACCAAGTTGGAGTAAATGTTAATACCGCATCACCCGCTTTATTACAATACGTTTCTGGATTAAGCAAATCAGTTGCTAAAAATATTGTGAAAAGAAGAGAAGAATTAGGAAAGTTTACGAATCGTAGTCAGTTGAAAGAAGTTCCTCGATTAGGGGCCAAAACATACGAACAATGTATTGGATTTTTACGAATTCTCGATGGGGAAAATCCGTTTGACCGAACGAGCATCCACCCAGAAAGCTATCCAGATGTTGAGAAGCTGCTAAACAGTCTATCT
This window harbors:
- a CDS encoding uncharacterized protein (product_source=KO:K06959; cath_funfam=1.10.10.650,1.10.150.310,1.10.3500.10,2.40.50.140; cog=COG2183; ko=KO:K06959; pfam=PF00575,PF09371,PF12836,PF16921; smart=SM00316,SM00732; superfamily=158832,47781,50249,53098; tigrfam=TIGR00426), translating into MEQAMEKILKRISDEQGIAIEKIFNVITLLQDGNTVPFIARYRKEHTGALDEVQIRAIEENWHYMQNLEARKEEVIRLIDEQGKLTEKLEKEIKEATKLQQVEDLYRPYRQKRRTKATIAKEKGLEPLAKWMMTLPKDGSIEKEAEKYIDVSKEVLTIEDAVNGANDIIAEWISDNANYRQWIREQTMKKGQIKSAVKNEEKDENKVYEMYYQYEEPIGKIVPHRVLAINRGEKEDVLKVSIEPPIEEILLFLEKEIISNRRTIVKEIFAQTIEDAYKRLIQPSIEREIRKELTEKAEDRAIHIFAENLRKLLLQPPLKGKIVLGIDPAYRTGCKLAVVNETGKLLHIDVIYPHPPKNLKKEAEEKLKEVISRFDVEIIAIGNGTASRETERFVADVIKSLEDEVYYLIVNEAGASVYSASELAREEFPELQVEERSAVSIARRLQDPLAELVKIDPKSVGVGQYQHDVSQKKLSESLTFVVETVVNQVGVNVNTASPALLQYVSGLSKSVAKNIVKRREELGKFTNRSQLKEVPRLGAKTYEQCIGFLRILDGENPFDRTSIHPESYPDVEKLLNSLSLSPLDLGTDRLKESLQKIDLKETAKQLNIGEYTLKDICDALMRPERDPRDEVPKPLLKKDVLQLEDLKEGMELQGTVRNVVDFGAFVDIGVKQDGLVHISKLSKSYVKHPLDVVSVGDIVTVWVESVDIQKGRVALTMIKE